One genomic segment of Passer domesticus isolate bPasDom1 chromosome 21, bPasDom1.hap1, whole genome shotgun sequence includes these proteins:
- the CIRBP gene encoding cold-inducible RNA-binding protein isoform X2 has translation MASDEGKLFVGGLSFDTNEQSLEQVFSKYGQISEVVVVKDRETQRSRGFGFVTFENIDDAKDAMMAMNGKSVDGRQIRVDQAGKSSENRSRGYRGGSAGGRGFFRGGRGRGRGFSRGGGDRGYGGSRFDSRSGGYNGSRDYYNSRSQGGYGDRNSGGSYRDSYDSYATHNE, from the exons ATGGCATCAGATGAGGGAAAGCTCTTTGTCGGCGGGCTCAGTTTCGACACCAATGAGCAGTCATTGGAGCAAGTCTTCTCTAAATACGGACAGATTTCTGAAG TCGTGGTGGTGAAAGACAGAGAGACTCAGAGATCCAGAGGTTTTGGCTTTGTTACTTTTGAAAATATCGATGATGCGAAAGATGCAATGATGGCCATGAATGGAAAG TCTGTAGATGGGCGTCAGATCCGAGTTGACCAGGCTGGCAAGTCCTCAGAGAACAGATCCCGTGGCTACAGAGGGGGGTCCGCGGGGGGCCGGGGCTTCTTCCGCGGGGGCCGAGGCCGGGGCCGTGGCTTCTCCAGAG GAGGTGGAGACAGAGGCTATGGCGGCAGCAGATTTGATTCCAGAAGTGGAGGCTATAACGGCTCCAGAGACTACTATAATAGCAG GAGTCAAGGTGGCTATGGAGACAGGAACTCAGGAGGCTCCTACAGAGACAGCTACGACAGTTACG CTACACACAACGAGTAA
- the CIRBP gene encoding cold-inducible RNA-binding protein isoform X1, with amino-acid sequence MASDEGKLFVGGLSFDTNEQSLEQVFSKYGQISEVVVVKDRETQRSRGFGFVTFENIDDAKDAMMAMNGKSVDGRQIRVDQAGKSSENRSRGYRGGSAGGRGFFRGGRGRGRGFSRGGGDRGYGGSRFDSRSGGYNGSRDYYNSRSQGGYGDRNSGGSYRDSYDSYGKSCFERER; translated from the exons ATGGCATCAGATGAGGGAAAGCTCTTTGTCGGCGGGCTCAGTTTCGACACCAATGAGCAGTCATTGGAGCAAGTCTTCTCTAAATACGGACAGATTTCTGAAG TCGTGGTGGTGAAAGACAGAGAGACTCAGAGATCCAGAGGTTTTGGCTTTGTTACTTTTGAAAATATCGATGATGCGAAAGATGCAATGATGGCCATGAATGGAAAG TCTGTAGATGGGCGTCAGATCCGAGTTGACCAGGCTGGCAAGTCCTCAGAGAACAGATCCCGTGGCTACAGAGGGGGGTCCGCGGGGGGCCGGGGCTTCTTCCGCGGGGGCCGAGGCCGGGGCCGTGGCTTCTCCAGAG GAGGTGGAGACAGAGGCTATGGCGGCAGCAGATTTGATTCCAGAAGTGGAGGCTATAACGGCTCCAGAGACTACTATAATAGCAG GAGTCAAGGTGGCTATGGAGACAGGAACTCAGGAGGCTCCTACAGAGACAGCTACGACAGTTACGGTAAGTCCTGCTTCGAGCGGGAGCGCTGA